The following coding sequences lie in one Spirosoma sp. KUDC1026 genomic window:
- a CDS encoding RNA polymerase sigma factor, with protein sequence MTDEEILTKYRDPSSRNYAFNLLVRKYQQKIYWHIRKMVIDHDDADDLVQETFIKVWNSLEQFRGDSQLYTWIYRIATNECLNFLNKKRRRFFLPIGDVEGELMEKLETNADYVTSGSELSGEDVQIKLQKALLKLPDKQRLVFNMKYFDDMKYEDIAEITGTSVGALKASYHFAVKKIEEYLTKTDTTD encoded by the coding sequence ATGACTGACGAAGAAATCCTCACTAAATACCGCGATCCGTCGAGCCGGAACTATGCCTTTAATCTGCTGGTGCGCAAGTACCAGCAGAAAATTTACTGGCACATCCGGAAAATGGTTATTGACCACGATGATGCCGACGATCTGGTGCAGGAGACGTTCATAAAAGTCTGGAACAGTCTGGAACAGTTCCGGGGTGACAGTCAGTTATATACGTGGATATACCGCATTGCGACCAACGAGTGTCTGAACTTCCTGAATAAGAAACGCCGGCGCTTTTTTCTGCCCATTGGCGATGTAGAAGGCGAGCTGATGGAGAAGCTGGAAACCAACGCCGATTACGTTACGTCCGGCAGCGAACTCAGTGGCGAAGATGTACAGATCAAGTTACAGAAGGCATTGCTGAAGCTACCCGACAAACAGCGGCTGGTCTTCAACATGAAGTATTTCGATGATATGAAATACGAAGATATTGCGGAAATTACCGGTACGTCGGTGGGTGCCCTGAAAGCATCGTATCACTTTGCGGTCAAAAAAATTGAGGAGTATCTAACGAAAACAGACACAACCGATTAA